A region from the Panicum hallii strain FIL2 chromosome 1, PHallii_v3.1, whole genome shotgun sequence genome encodes:
- the LOC112901954 gene encoding peroxidase P7-like, whose translation MAAGTASVPSRVLLLSLAFLAAAGTAAALSTKYYDKRCPALQPTVRFAVARAVAADPNAGAAVLRLFFHDCFVNGCDASVLLDDGAAPGEKGAGPNANSLRGYEVIDAAKAAVEAACPGAVSCADVLALAARDAVSLLGGPSWNVRLGRRDARAASRDAANANLPGPGSGLPALVAAFRAKGLSARDMTALSGAHTVGRARCATFRARASAGAAGGGEAINGTFAAELREACGGADGALVPLDGVTPDAFDNGYFRGLVERRGLLHSDQELFSGGSQDTLVRRYARDGAAFAADFAKAMVRMGNLAPAPGTPLEVRVSCRRPN comes from the coding sequence atgGCCGCGGGCACCGCGTCCGTGCCGTCCAGGGTCCTCCTGCTCTCCCTCGCCTTCCTGGCTGCAGCCGGCACGGCCGCGGCGCTGTCGACCAAGTACTACGACAAGCGGTGCCCGGCGCTGCAGCCCACCGTGCGGTTCGCGGTGGCGCGCGCCGTGGCGGCCGACCCGAACGCGGGCGCCGCCGTGCTCCGCCTCTTCTTCCACGACTGCTTCGTCAACGGCTGCGACGCCTCCGTGCTCCTCGACGACGGCGCCGCGCCCGGGGAGAAGGGCGCCGGGCCCAACGCCAACTCCCTGCGCGGTTACGAGGTGATCGACGCGGCCAAGGCCGCGGTCGAGGCCGCCTGCCCGGGCGCCGTCTCCTGCGCGGACGTCCTCGCGCTAGCCGCCCGCGACGCCGTGTCGCTCCTCGGCGGGCCCTCGTGGAACgtgcgcctcggccgccgggacgcgcgcgccgccagccgcgaCGCCGCGAACGCGAACCTCCCGGGGCCCGGGTCCGGCCTGCCGGCCCTCGTCGCCGCGTTCCGGGCCAAGGGCCTGTCGGCGCGGGACATGACGGCGCTGTCGGGCGCGCACACTGTCGGCCGGGCCCGGTGCGCCACGTTCCGCGCCCGCGcgagcgccggcgccgcgggaGGCGGCGAGGCGATCAACGGGACCTTCGCCGCGGAGCTGCGCgaggcgtgcggcggcgcggacggcgcGCTGGTGCCGCTCGACGGGGTGACCCCCGACGCGTTCGACAACGGCTACTTCCGCGGCCTGGTGGAGCGGCGCGGCCTGCTGCACTCGGACCAGGAGCTCTTCAGCGGCGGGTCCCAGGACACGCTGGTGCGCAGGTACGCCCGCGACGGGGCCGCGTTCGCCGCCGACTTCGCCAAGGCGATGGTGCGGATGGGCAACCTCGCGCCGGCGCCCGGGACGCCGCTCGAGGTCAGGGTCAGCTGCCGGAGGCCCAACTAG